One genomic window of Eptesicus fuscus isolate TK198812 chromosome 6, DD_ASM_mEF_20220401, whole genome shotgun sequence includes the following:
- the SLC44A2 gene encoding choline transporter-like protein 2 isoform X4, which translates to MGGDRQHYYGKHGTPQKYDPSFKGPIYNRGCTDIICCVFLLLAIVGYVAVGIIAWTHGDPRKVIYPTDSRGEFCGQKGTKNANKPYLFYFNIVKCASPLVLLEFQCPTPQICVEKCPNRYLTYLNARSSPDFEYYKQFCVPGFQNNKGVAEVLRDGDCPPVLTPSTPLAQRCFPAIHAHKGVLMVGNATTYEDGDGLRKNITELIEGAKKANGVLEARQLAMRIFEDYTVSWYWIVIGLVIAMVMSLLFIVLLRFLAGIMVWVMIVMVILVLGYGIFHCYMEYARLRGEAGSDISLVDLGFQTDLRVYLHLRQTWMAFMIILSILEVIIILLLIFLRKRILIAIALIKEASRAVGYVMCSLLYPLVTFFLLCLCIAYWASTAVFLSTSNEAIYKIFSDIDTCPVNRKTCNPETFPSSNESRLCPGAHCQFAFYGGESAYHQALLGLQIFNAFMFFWLANFVLALGQVTLAGAFASYYWALHKPDDLPAFPLFSSFSRALRYHTGSLAFGALILAIVQIIRVMLEYLDQRLKAADNKFAKFLMTCLKCCFWCLEKFIRFLNRNAYIMIAIYGTNFCTSAKNAFFLLMRNIIRVAVLDKVTDFLFLLGKLLIVGSVGILAFFFFTHRIRIIQDTAPPLNYYWVPILTVIIGSYLIAHGFFSVYGMCVDTLFLCFLEDLERNDGSAERPYFMSSNLKKLLNKTNKKLAES; encoded by the exons ATGGGGGGCGACCGGCAGCATTACTACGGGAAGCACG GAACTCCACAGAAGTATGACCCCAGCTTCAAAGGACCCATTTACAATCG GGGCTGCACAGACATCATTTGCTGTGTGTTCCTCCTCCTGGCCATCGTGGGCTACGTGGCTGTAGGGATCATAG CTTGGACCCATGGAGACCCTCGAAAGGTGATCTACCCCACTGATAGCCGCGGCGAGTTCTGCGGGCAAAAGGGCACAAAAAATGC GAACAAACCCTACCTGTTTTATTTCAACATTGTGAAGTGTGCCAGCCCCCTCGTCCTGCTGGAATTCCAGTGTCCCACCCCCCAG ATCTGCGTGGAGAAGTGCCCCAACCGATACCTCACCTATCTGAATGCTCGCAGTTCCCCGGACTTCGAGTACTACAAGCAGTTCTGCGTGCCTGGCTTCCAGAACAACAAG GGTGTGGCTGAGGTGCTTCGGGATGGTGACTGCCCCCCTGTCCTCACTCCTAGCACACCGT TGGCCCAACGATGCTTCCCAGCCATCCACGCCCATAAGGGGGTCCTCATGGTGGGCAACGCGACGACCTATGAGGATGGGGACGGCCTTCGGAAAAACATCACTGAGCTGATTGAGGGCGCCAA GAAGGCCAATGGGGTCCTGGAGGCTCGGCAGCTGGCCATGCGGATATTTGAAGATTACACTGTCTCCTGGTACTGGATTGTCAT AGGCCtggtcatcgccatggtgatgagcCTCCTGTTCATCGTGCTGCTCCGCTTCCTGGCTGGCATTATGGTCTGGGTGATGATCGTCATGGTGATTCTCGTACTGGGCTACG GTATATTTCACTGCTACATGGAGTACGCCCGACTGCGTGGTGAAGCCGGCTCCGACATCTCCCTGGTGGATCTCGGCTTTCAGACAGATCTCCGCGTGTACCTGCACTTGAGGCAGACCTGGATGGCTTTCA TGATCATTCTGAGCATACTTGAGGTTATCATCATCTTGCTGCTCATCTTTCTGCGGAAGAGAATTCTCATCGCCATTGCGCTCATCAAGGAAGCCAGCAG GGCTGTGGGATATGTGATGTGCTCCCTGCTGTACCCACTGGTCACCTTCTTCCTGCTGTGCCTTTGCATCGCCTACTGGGCCAGCACTGCCGT cttcctgtccACTTCCAACGAAGCTATTTATAAAATCTTCAGCGATATCGACACCTGCCCAGTTAATAGGAAAACCTGCAACCCTGAG ACCTTCCCCTCCTCCAACGAGTCCCGCCTATGCCCTGGAGCCCACTGCCAGTTCGCCTTCTATGGTGGTGAGTCAGCTTACCACCAGGCCCTGCTGGGCCTACAGATCTTTAATGCCTTCATGTTCTTCTGGCTGGCCAACTTCGTGCTGGCTCTGGGCCAGGTCACGCTAGCTGGGGCCTTTGCCTCCTACTACTGGGCCCTGCACAAGCCAGAtgacctgcctgccttcccgctCTTCTCCTCCTTCAGCCGGGCACTCAG GTACCACACGGGCTCCCTGGCCTTTGGTGCCCTCATTCTGGCCATCGTGCAGATCATCCGAGTGATGCTGGAGTACTTGGATCAGCGCCTGAAAG CTGCCGACAACAAGTTTGCCAAGTTCCTCATGACCTGTCTCAAATGCTGCTTCTGGTGCCTGGAGAAGTTCATCAGATTCCTCAATAGGAATGCCTACATCATG aTCGCCATCTATGGTACCAACTTCTGCACCTCAGCCAAGAACGCCTTCTTCCTgctgatgagaaacatcatcag AGTGGCTGTCCTGGACAAAGTTACTGACTTCCTCTTCCTGTTGGGCAAACTTCTGATTGTGGGTAGTGTGG GGATcctggctttcttcttcttcacccACCGTATTAGGATCATACAAGACACAGCACCGCCCCTCAATTATTACTGGGTCCCCATACTG ACTGTGATCATTGGCTCCTACCTGATCGCCCACGGCTTCTTCAGCGTCTACGGCATGTGTGTGGACACATTGTTCCTCTGCTTCT TGGAGGACCTCGAGAGGAATGATGGCTCGGCCGAGAGGCCTTACTTCATGTCTTCCAATCTCAAGAAGCTTTTGAACAAGACCAACAAGAAGCTGGCAGAATCTTAA
- the SLC44A2 gene encoding choline transporter-like protein 2 isoform X3, whose amino-acid sequence MGGDRQHYYGKHGTPQKYDPSFKGPIYNRGCTDIICCVFLLLAIVGYVAVGIIAWTHGDPRKVIYPTDSRGEFCGQKGTKNANKPYLFYFNIVKCASPLVLLEFQCPTPQICVEKCPNRYLTYLNARSSPDFEYYKQFCVPGFQNNKGVAEVLRDGDCPPVLTPSTPLAQRCFPAIHAHKGVLMVGNATTYEDGDGLRKNITELIEGAKKANGVLEARQLAMRIFEDYTVSWYWIVIGLVIAMVMSLLFIVLLRFLAGIMVWVMIVMVILVLGYGIFHCYMEYARLRGEAGSDISLVDLGFQTDLRVYLHLRQTWMAFMIILSILEVIIILLLIFLRKRILIAIALIKEASRAVGYVMCSLLYPLVTFFLLCLCIAYWASTAVFLSTSNEAIYKIFSDIDTCPVNRKTCNPETFPSSNESRLCPGAHCQFAFYGGESAYHQALLGLQIFNAFMFFWLANFVLALGQVTLAGAFASYYWALHKPDDLPAFPLFSSFSRALRYHTGSLAFGALILAIVQIIRVMLEYLDQRLKAADNKFAKFLMTCLKCCFWCLEKFIRFLNRNAYIMIAIYGTNFCTSAKNAFFLLMRNIIRVAVLDKVTDFLFLLGKLLIVGSVGILAFFFFTHRIRIIQDTAPPLNYYWVPILTVIIGSYLIAHGFFSVYGMCVDTLFLCFCEDLERNDGSQERPYFMSPELRDILLKGSAEEGKQAEVEE is encoded by the exons ATGGGGGGCGACCGGCAGCATTACTACGGGAAGCACG GAACTCCACAGAAGTATGACCCCAGCTTCAAAGGACCCATTTACAATCG GGGCTGCACAGACATCATTTGCTGTGTGTTCCTCCTCCTGGCCATCGTGGGCTACGTGGCTGTAGGGATCATAG CTTGGACCCATGGAGACCCTCGAAAGGTGATCTACCCCACTGATAGCCGCGGCGAGTTCTGCGGGCAAAAGGGCACAAAAAATGC GAACAAACCCTACCTGTTTTATTTCAACATTGTGAAGTGTGCCAGCCCCCTCGTCCTGCTGGAATTCCAGTGTCCCACCCCCCAG ATCTGCGTGGAGAAGTGCCCCAACCGATACCTCACCTATCTGAATGCTCGCAGTTCCCCGGACTTCGAGTACTACAAGCAGTTCTGCGTGCCTGGCTTCCAGAACAACAAG GGTGTGGCTGAGGTGCTTCGGGATGGTGACTGCCCCCCTGTCCTCACTCCTAGCACACCGT TGGCCCAACGATGCTTCCCAGCCATCCACGCCCATAAGGGGGTCCTCATGGTGGGCAACGCGACGACCTATGAGGATGGGGACGGCCTTCGGAAAAACATCACTGAGCTGATTGAGGGCGCCAA GAAGGCCAATGGGGTCCTGGAGGCTCGGCAGCTGGCCATGCGGATATTTGAAGATTACACTGTCTCCTGGTACTGGATTGTCAT AGGCCtggtcatcgccatggtgatgagcCTCCTGTTCATCGTGCTGCTCCGCTTCCTGGCTGGCATTATGGTCTGGGTGATGATCGTCATGGTGATTCTCGTACTGGGCTACG GTATATTTCACTGCTACATGGAGTACGCCCGACTGCGTGGTGAAGCCGGCTCCGACATCTCCCTGGTGGATCTCGGCTTTCAGACAGATCTCCGCGTGTACCTGCACTTGAGGCAGACCTGGATGGCTTTCA TGATCATTCTGAGCATACTTGAGGTTATCATCATCTTGCTGCTCATCTTTCTGCGGAAGAGAATTCTCATCGCCATTGCGCTCATCAAGGAAGCCAGCAG GGCTGTGGGATATGTGATGTGCTCCCTGCTGTACCCACTGGTCACCTTCTTCCTGCTGTGCCTTTGCATCGCCTACTGGGCCAGCACTGCCGT cttcctgtccACTTCCAACGAAGCTATTTATAAAATCTTCAGCGATATCGACACCTGCCCAGTTAATAGGAAAACCTGCAACCCTGAG ACCTTCCCCTCCTCCAACGAGTCCCGCCTATGCCCTGGAGCCCACTGCCAGTTCGCCTTCTATGGTGGTGAGTCAGCTTACCACCAGGCCCTGCTGGGCCTACAGATCTTTAATGCCTTCATGTTCTTCTGGCTGGCCAACTTCGTGCTGGCTCTGGGCCAGGTCACGCTAGCTGGGGCCTTTGCCTCCTACTACTGGGCCCTGCACAAGCCAGAtgacctgcctgccttcccgctCTTCTCCTCCTTCAGCCGGGCACTCAG GTACCACACGGGCTCCCTGGCCTTTGGTGCCCTCATTCTGGCCATCGTGCAGATCATCCGAGTGATGCTGGAGTACTTGGATCAGCGCCTGAAAG CTGCCGACAACAAGTTTGCCAAGTTCCTCATGACCTGTCTCAAATGCTGCTTCTGGTGCCTGGAGAAGTTCATCAGATTCCTCAATAGGAATGCCTACATCATG aTCGCCATCTATGGTACCAACTTCTGCACCTCAGCCAAGAACGCCTTCTTCCTgctgatgagaaacatcatcag AGTGGCTGTCCTGGACAAAGTTACTGACTTCCTCTTCCTGTTGGGCAAACTTCTGATTGTGGGTAGTGTGG GGATcctggctttcttcttcttcacccACCGTATTAGGATCATACAAGACACAGCACCGCCCCTCAATTATTACTGGGTCCCCATACTG ACTGTGATCATTGGCTCCTACCTGATCGCCCACGGCTTCTTCAGCGTCTACGGCATGTGTGTGGACACATTGTTCCTCTGCTTCT GTGAGGACCTGGAAAGGAATGACGGCTCTCAGGAGCGACCCTACTTCATGTCGCCTGAGCTGAGAGACATCCTGTTGAAGGGGAGTGcggaggaggggaagcaggcaGAAGTCGAGGAGTAG
- the SLC44A2 gene encoding choline transporter-like protein 2 isoform X1 has product MGGDRQHYYGKHGTPQKYDPSFKGPIYNRGCTDIICCVFLLLAIVGYVAVGIIAWTHGDPRKVIYPTDSRGEFCGQKGTKNANKPYLFYFNIVKCASPLVLLEFQCPTPQICVEKCPNRYLTYLNARSSPDFEYYKQFCVPGFQNNKGVAEVLRDGDCPPVLTPSTPLAQRCFPAIHAHKGVLMVGNATTYEDGDGLRKNITELIEGAKKANGVLEARQLAMRIFEDYTVSWYWIVIGLVIAMVMSLLFIVLLRFLAGIMVWVMIVMVILVLGYGIFHCYMEYARLRGEAGSDISLVDLGFQTDLRVYLHLRQTWMAFMIILSILEVIIILLLIFLRKRILIAIALIKEASRAVGYVMCSLLYPLVTFFLLCLCIAYWASTAVFLSTSNEAIYKIFSDIDTCPVNRKTCNPETFPSSNESRLCPGAHCQFAFYGGESAYHQALLGLQIFNAFMFFWLANFVLALGQVTLAGAFASYYWALHKPDDLPAFPLFSSFSRALRYHTGSLAFGALILAIVQIIRVMLEYLDQRLKAADNKFAKFLMTCLKCCFWCLEKFIRFLNRNAYIMIAIYGTNFCTSAKNAFFLLMRNIIRVAVLDKVTDFLFLLGKLLIVGSVGILAFFFFTHRIRIIQDTAPPLNYYWVPILTVIIGSYLIAHGFFSVYGMCVDTLFLCFCEDLERNDGSQERPYFMSPELRDILLKGSAEEGKQAEVEDGGPREE; this is encoded by the exons ATGGGGGGCGACCGGCAGCATTACTACGGGAAGCACG GAACTCCACAGAAGTATGACCCCAGCTTCAAAGGACCCATTTACAATCG GGGCTGCACAGACATCATTTGCTGTGTGTTCCTCCTCCTGGCCATCGTGGGCTACGTGGCTGTAGGGATCATAG CTTGGACCCATGGAGACCCTCGAAAGGTGATCTACCCCACTGATAGCCGCGGCGAGTTCTGCGGGCAAAAGGGCACAAAAAATGC GAACAAACCCTACCTGTTTTATTTCAACATTGTGAAGTGTGCCAGCCCCCTCGTCCTGCTGGAATTCCAGTGTCCCACCCCCCAG ATCTGCGTGGAGAAGTGCCCCAACCGATACCTCACCTATCTGAATGCTCGCAGTTCCCCGGACTTCGAGTACTACAAGCAGTTCTGCGTGCCTGGCTTCCAGAACAACAAG GGTGTGGCTGAGGTGCTTCGGGATGGTGACTGCCCCCCTGTCCTCACTCCTAGCACACCGT TGGCCCAACGATGCTTCCCAGCCATCCACGCCCATAAGGGGGTCCTCATGGTGGGCAACGCGACGACCTATGAGGATGGGGACGGCCTTCGGAAAAACATCACTGAGCTGATTGAGGGCGCCAA GAAGGCCAATGGGGTCCTGGAGGCTCGGCAGCTGGCCATGCGGATATTTGAAGATTACACTGTCTCCTGGTACTGGATTGTCAT AGGCCtggtcatcgccatggtgatgagcCTCCTGTTCATCGTGCTGCTCCGCTTCCTGGCTGGCATTATGGTCTGGGTGATGATCGTCATGGTGATTCTCGTACTGGGCTACG GTATATTTCACTGCTACATGGAGTACGCCCGACTGCGTGGTGAAGCCGGCTCCGACATCTCCCTGGTGGATCTCGGCTTTCAGACAGATCTCCGCGTGTACCTGCACTTGAGGCAGACCTGGATGGCTTTCA TGATCATTCTGAGCATACTTGAGGTTATCATCATCTTGCTGCTCATCTTTCTGCGGAAGAGAATTCTCATCGCCATTGCGCTCATCAAGGAAGCCAGCAG GGCTGTGGGATATGTGATGTGCTCCCTGCTGTACCCACTGGTCACCTTCTTCCTGCTGTGCCTTTGCATCGCCTACTGGGCCAGCACTGCCGT cttcctgtccACTTCCAACGAAGCTATTTATAAAATCTTCAGCGATATCGACACCTGCCCAGTTAATAGGAAAACCTGCAACCCTGAG ACCTTCCCCTCCTCCAACGAGTCCCGCCTATGCCCTGGAGCCCACTGCCAGTTCGCCTTCTATGGTGGTGAGTCAGCTTACCACCAGGCCCTGCTGGGCCTACAGATCTTTAATGCCTTCATGTTCTTCTGGCTGGCCAACTTCGTGCTGGCTCTGGGCCAGGTCACGCTAGCTGGGGCCTTTGCCTCCTACTACTGGGCCCTGCACAAGCCAGAtgacctgcctgccttcccgctCTTCTCCTCCTTCAGCCGGGCACTCAG GTACCACACGGGCTCCCTGGCCTTTGGTGCCCTCATTCTGGCCATCGTGCAGATCATCCGAGTGATGCTGGAGTACTTGGATCAGCGCCTGAAAG CTGCCGACAACAAGTTTGCCAAGTTCCTCATGACCTGTCTCAAATGCTGCTTCTGGTGCCTGGAGAAGTTCATCAGATTCCTCAATAGGAATGCCTACATCATG aTCGCCATCTATGGTACCAACTTCTGCACCTCAGCCAAGAACGCCTTCTTCCTgctgatgagaaacatcatcag AGTGGCTGTCCTGGACAAAGTTACTGACTTCCTCTTCCTGTTGGGCAAACTTCTGATTGTGGGTAGTGTGG GGATcctggctttcttcttcttcacccACCGTATTAGGATCATACAAGACACAGCACCGCCCCTCAATTATTACTGGGTCCCCATACTG ACTGTGATCATTGGCTCCTACCTGATCGCCCACGGCTTCTTCAGCGTCTACGGCATGTGTGTGGACACATTGTTCCTCTGCTTCT GTGAGGACCTGGAAAGGAATGACGGCTCTCAGGAGCGACCCTACTTCATGTCGCCTGAGCTGAGAGACATCCTGTTGAAGGGGAGTGcggaggaggggaagcaggcaGAAGTCGAGGA TGGAGGACCTCGAGAGGAATGA
- the SLC44A2 gene encoding choline transporter-like protein 2 isoform X2 has translation MEDERKDGAYGTPQKYDPSFKGPIYNRGCTDIICCVFLLLAIVGYVAVGIIAWTHGDPRKVIYPTDSRGEFCGQKGTKNANKPYLFYFNIVKCASPLVLLEFQCPTPQICVEKCPNRYLTYLNARSSPDFEYYKQFCVPGFQNNKGVAEVLRDGDCPPVLTPSTPLAQRCFPAIHAHKGVLMVGNATTYEDGDGLRKNITELIEGAKKANGVLEARQLAMRIFEDYTVSWYWIVIGLVIAMVMSLLFIVLLRFLAGIMVWVMIVMVILVLGYGIFHCYMEYARLRGEAGSDISLVDLGFQTDLRVYLHLRQTWMAFMIILSILEVIIILLLIFLRKRILIAIALIKEASRAVGYVMCSLLYPLVTFFLLCLCIAYWASTAVFLSTSNEAIYKIFSDIDTCPVNRKTCNPETFPSSNESRLCPGAHCQFAFYGGESAYHQALLGLQIFNAFMFFWLANFVLALGQVTLAGAFASYYWALHKPDDLPAFPLFSSFSRALRYHTGSLAFGALILAIVQIIRVMLEYLDQRLKAADNKFAKFLMTCLKCCFWCLEKFIRFLNRNAYIMIAIYGTNFCTSAKNAFFLLMRNIIRVAVLDKVTDFLFLLGKLLIVGSVGILAFFFFTHRIRIIQDTAPPLNYYWVPILTVIIGSYLIAHGFFSVYGMCVDTLFLCFCEDLERNDGSQERPYFMSPELRDILLKGSAEEGKQAEVEDGGPREE, from the exons ATGGAGGACGAGAGGAAGGACGGAGCCTACG GAACTCCACAGAAGTATGACCCCAGCTTCAAAGGACCCATTTACAATCG GGGCTGCACAGACATCATTTGCTGTGTGTTCCTCCTCCTGGCCATCGTGGGCTACGTGGCTGTAGGGATCATAG CTTGGACCCATGGAGACCCTCGAAAGGTGATCTACCCCACTGATAGCCGCGGCGAGTTCTGCGGGCAAAAGGGCACAAAAAATGC GAACAAACCCTACCTGTTTTATTTCAACATTGTGAAGTGTGCCAGCCCCCTCGTCCTGCTGGAATTCCAGTGTCCCACCCCCCAG ATCTGCGTGGAGAAGTGCCCCAACCGATACCTCACCTATCTGAATGCTCGCAGTTCCCCGGACTTCGAGTACTACAAGCAGTTCTGCGTGCCTGGCTTCCAGAACAACAAG GGTGTGGCTGAGGTGCTTCGGGATGGTGACTGCCCCCCTGTCCTCACTCCTAGCACACCGT TGGCCCAACGATGCTTCCCAGCCATCCACGCCCATAAGGGGGTCCTCATGGTGGGCAACGCGACGACCTATGAGGATGGGGACGGCCTTCGGAAAAACATCACTGAGCTGATTGAGGGCGCCAA GAAGGCCAATGGGGTCCTGGAGGCTCGGCAGCTGGCCATGCGGATATTTGAAGATTACACTGTCTCCTGGTACTGGATTGTCAT AGGCCtggtcatcgccatggtgatgagcCTCCTGTTCATCGTGCTGCTCCGCTTCCTGGCTGGCATTATGGTCTGGGTGATGATCGTCATGGTGATTCTCGTACTGGGCTACG GTATATTTCACTGCTACATGGAGTACGCCCGACTGCGTGGTGAAGCCGGCTCCGACATCTCCCTGGTGGATCTCGGCTTTCAGACAGATCTCCGCGTGTACCTGCACTTGAGGCAGACCTGGATGGCTTTCA TGATCATTCTGAGCATACTTGAGGTTATCATCATCTTGCTGCTCATCTTTCTGCGGAAGAGAATTCTCATCGCCATTGCGCTCATCAAGGAAGCCAGCAG GGCTGTGGGATATGTGATGTGCTCCCTGCTGTACCCACTGGTCACCTTCTTCCTGCTGTGCCTTTGCATCGCCTACTGGGCCAGCACTGCCGT cttcctgtccACTTCCAACGAAGCTATTTATAAAATCTTCAGCGATATCGACACCTGCCCAGTTAATAGGAAAACCTGCAACCCTGAG ACCTTCCCCTCCTCCAACGAGTCCCGCCTATGCCCTGGAGCCCACTGCCAGTTCGCCTTCTATGGTGGTGAGTCAGCTTACCACCAGGCCCTGCTGGGCCTACAGATCTTTAATGCCTTCATGTTCTTCTGGCTGGCCAACTTCGTGCTGGCTCTGGGCCAGGTCACGCTAGCTGGGGCCTTTGCCTCCTACTACTGGGCCCTGCACAAGCCAGAtgacctgcctgccttcccgctCTTCTCCTCCTTCAGCCGGGCACTCAG GTACCACACGGGCTCCCTGGCCTTTGGTGCCCTCATTCTGGCCATCGTGCAGATCATCCGAGTGATGCTGGAGTACTTGGATCAGCGCCTGAAAG CTGCCGACAACAAGTTTGCCAAGTTCCTCATGACCTGTCTCAAATGCTGCTTCTGGTGCCTGGAGAAGTTCATCAGATTCCTCAATAGGAATGCCTACATCATG aTCGCCATCTATGGTACCAACTTCTGCACCTCAGCCAAGAACGCCTTCTTCCTgctgatgagaaacatcatcag AGTGGCTGTCCTGGACAAAGTTACTGACTTCCTCTTCCTGTTGGGCAAACTTCTGATTGTGGGTAGTGTGG GGATcctggctttcttcttcttcacccACCGTATTAGGATCATACAAGACACAGCACCGCCCCTCAATTATTACTGGGTCCCCATACTG ACTGTGATCATTGGCTCCTACCTGATCGCCCACGGCTTCTTCAGCGTCTACGGCATGTGTGTGGACACATTGTTCCTCTGCTTCT GTGAGGACCTGGAAAGGAATGACGGCTCTCAGGAGCGACCCTACTTCATGTCGCCTGAGCTGAGAGACATCCTGTTGAAGGGGAGTGcggaggaggggaagcaggcaGAAGTCGAGGA TGGAGGACCTCGAGAGGAATGA